Proteins from a single region of Sebastes umbrosus isolate fSebUmb1 chromosome 8, fSebUmb1.pri, whole genome shotgun sequence:
- the tmc1 gene encoding transmembrane channel-like protein 1 isoform X3, which yields MPRDSLITSENDIDIGLELEGDEDEVSTFQEEHERERHRGKRRDGDREKKKRRKRASRAGEGEEEIQARPEKRERGRRKRARSDQEAKGREADEEEKPKIKSRKGSKTRKNIKNEKTRKMEEEVEEGEAEERHAKGKKKHGSAKKEERQEDGGKRSAKEKEREVKKKKHKKVVETSSEPEASEEDDNEEEDNEEQEVRPESLTPEELEKLKEAVDERKKLIQGLRGKPWPMKKQLVTLRESQEFVEKYEGALGKGKGRKLYAYKVMMTKKWMKFQRDFENFKTACIPWEMKIKEIESHFGSSVASYFIFLRWMYGINMILFCLTFGLVMVPEALMGRPYGTIPRKTVPRAEATSAMDFAVLWDFGGYAQYSVLFYGYYNNQRAIGWLKFRMPLSYFLVGVGTVAYSYMVVIRTMARNANETGVGDDNSFNFSWKMFTSWDYLIGNPETADNKFASITTSFKEAILEEQESRKDDNIHLTRFLRVLANFLVLCCLAGSGYLIYFVVRRSQKFALDGLENHTWWERNEVNMVMSLLGMFCPMLFDVISALENYHPRVALQWQLGRIFALFLGNLYTFIIALMDEINLKREEEKIIKFNITTWEASLLNVTVSENSTAPPVTIQPADVPRGPCWETMVGQEFVRLIISDTMTTYITLLIGDFLRAVLVRFLNYCWCWDLEAGFPSYSEFDVSGNVLGLIFNQGMIWMGAFYAPCLPALNVLRLHVSMYLQCWAVMCCNVPQERVFKASGSNNFYMAMLLVILFLSTLPAIYTIVTIPPSFDCGPFSGKKRMFDVIQETLESDFPAWFSKVFSYASNPGLVLPFILLMTGHLLPAIHI from the exons ATGCCTCGAGACAGTCTGATCACCTCTGAGAATGACA TTGACATTGGACTGGAGTTGGAAG GTGACGAGGATGAAGTTTCCACTTTTCAAGAGGAgcatgagagagaaagacacagaggGAAAAGAAGGGATGGTgatagagagaaaaagaagaggagaaagcgAGCATCTAGAGCAGGAGAAGGTGAGGAAGAAATACAGGCCAGGCCTGAGAAAAGAGAAAGGGGCAGGAGGAAGAGAGCGAGGAGTGATCAAGAAGCAAAAGGAAGAGAGGCGGACGAGGAGGAGAAGCCCAAAATAAAAAGCCGTAAGGGTTCAAAAACAAGgaagaatataaaaaatgagaaaacaagaaaaatggaggaggaggtggaggagggagaagcTGAAGAAAGACATGCCaagggaaaaaagaaacatggaagtgccaaaaaagaagagagacaaGAGGATGGAGGTAAACGCTCAGCGAAGGAGAAAGAAcgggaagtgaagaagaagaagcacaagAAAGTAGTTGAAACGAG TTCAGAGCCGGAGGCAAGCGAGGAAGATGATAATGAAGAAGAGGACAATGAAGAGCAAGAGGTGAGGCCAGAGTCTCTGACACCGGAGGAGCTGGAGAAGCTGAAGGAGGCTGTGGACGAGAGAAAGAAACTGATCCAGGGTCTGAGGGGGAAACCCTGGCCTATGAAAAAGCAGCTTGTGACTTTACG GGAGTCTCAGGAGTTTGTGGAGAAATATGAGGGAGCTTTGGGAAAAGGCAAAGGAAGGAAGCTCTACGCGTACAAGGTCATGATGACCAAG AAATGGATGAAGTTTCAACGGGACTTTGAAAACTTCAAAACTGCCTGTATTCCATGGGAGATGAAAATCAAGGAGATTGAGA gTCACTTTGGCTCCTCAGTTGCCTCTTACTTTATCTTCCTGAGGTGGATGTATGGCATCAACATgatcttgttttgtctgaccttTGGCCTGGTTATGGTGCCAGAG GCATTAATGGGGCGGCCCTATGGCACCATCCCAAGGAAGACTGTCCCCAGGGCCGAGGCGACCAGTGCCATGGACTTTGCTGTCTTATGGGACTTTGGA GGTTACGCTCAGTATTCAGTCCTCTTCTACGGTTACTACAACAACCAGCGTGCCATTGGCTGGCTTAAGTTCCGCATGCCTCTGTCATACTTCCTGGTTGGTGTGGGAACAGTGGCCTATAGCTATATGGTGGTTATAAGAAC GATGGCCCGTAATGCGAATGAGACCGGGGTCGGAGATGACAACAGCTTCAATTTCAGCTGGAAGATGTTCACCAGCTGGGACTACCTGATAGGAAACCCTGAAACTGCAGACAACAAGTTTGCCTCCATCACCACCAGTTTCAAG GAGGCCATCTTAGAGGAGCAGGAGAGCCGGAAGGATGACAACATCCATCTGACTCGTTTTCTGCGAGTGCTGGCCAACTTCCTGGTCTTGTGCTGCCTGGCAGGAAGTGGATACCTCATCTACTTTGTAGTGCGTCGCTCTCAGAAGTTTGCCCTTGATGGACTGGAGAATCACACCTGGTGGGAAAGGAACGAG GTGAACATGGTCATGTCACTACTGGGGATGTTCTGCCCCATGCTGTTTGACGTCATCAGCGCCCTGGAGAACTACCACCCTCGTGTCGCCCTGCAGTGGCAGCTGGGTCGCATCTTTGCCCTCTTCCTGGGAAACCTCTACACCTTCATCATTGCACTCATGGATGAGATCAACCTCAAA agggaagaggaaaagaTAATAAAGTTTAATATAACCACGTGGGAAGCCAGTCTGTTAAATGTTACGGTATCAGAGAACAGCACGGCTCCACCTGTCACCATCCAGCCTGCTGATGTACCCAGAGGGCCCTGCTGGGAGACCATGGTGGGCCAG GAGTTTGTCCGGCTGATCATATCTGATACCATGACAACCTACATCACGCTGCTGATCGGGGACTTCCTGAGAGCCGTGCTCGTTCGTTTTCTCAACTACTGCTGGTGTTGGGACCTCGAGGCCGGATTT CCGTCCTACTCTGAGTTTGACGTCAGTGGGAACGTTCTGGGCCTGATCTTCAATCAAGGAATGATATG GATGGGTGCCTTCTACGccccctgcctgcctgccctgAACGTCCTCCGGCTCCACGTCTCCATGTACCTGCAGTGCTGGGCCGTGATGTGCTGCAACGTGCCTCAGGAAAGGGTCTTCAAGGCCTCTGGCTCCAACAACTTCTACATGGCCATGTTGCTGGTTATCCTCTTCCTGTCCACTCTGCCTGCCATCTACACCATCGTCACCATCCCCCCTTCCTTTGACTGTGGACCCTTCAG TGGGAAAAAACGTATGTTTGATGTGATCCAGGAGACTCTGGAGTCAGACTTCCCTGCCTGGTTTAGCAAAGTGTTCAGCTATGCGTCTAACCCTGGACTGGTGCTACCCTTCATACTGCTTATG ACTGGCCATTTATTACCTGCAATCCACATCTAA
- the tmc1 gene encoding transmembrane channel-like protein 1 isoform X1 produces MPRDSLITSENDIDIGLELEGDEDEVSTFQEEHERERHRGKRRDGDREKKKRRKRASRAGEGEEEIQARPEKRERGRRKRARSDQEAKGREADEEEKPKIKSRKGSKTRKNIKNEKTRKMEEEVEEGEAEERHAKGKKKHGSAKKEERQEDGGKRSAKEKEREVKKKKHKKVVETSSEPEASEEDDNEEEDNEEQEVRPESLTPEELEKLKEAVDERKKLIQGLRGKPWPMKKQLVTLRESQEFVEKYEGALGKGKGRKLYAYKVMMTKKWMKFQRDFENFKTACIPWEMKIKEIESHFGSSVASYFIFLRWMYGINMILFCLTFGLVMVPEALMGRPYGTIPRKTVPRAEATSAMDFAVLWDFGGYAQYSVLFYGYYNNQRAIGWLKFRMPLSYFLVGVGTVAYSYMVVIRTMARNANETGVGDDNSFNFSWKMFTSWDYLIGNPETADNKFASITTSFKEAILEEQESRKDDNIHLTRFLRVLANFLVLCCLAGSGYLIYFVVRRSQKFALDGLENHTWWERNEVNMVMSLLGMFCPMLFDVISALENYHPRVALQWQLGRIFALFLGNLYTFIIALMDEINLKREEEKIIKFNITTWEASLLNVTVSENSTAPPVTIQPADVPRGPCWETMVGQEFVRLIISDTMTTYITLLIGDFLRAVLVRFLNYCWCWDLEAGFPSYSEFDVSGNVLGLIFNQGMIWMGAFYAPCLPALNVLRLHVSMYLQCWAVMCCNVPQERVFKASGSNNFYMAMLLVILFLSTLPAIYTIVTIPPSFDCGPFSGKKRMFDVIQETLESDFPAWFSKVFSYASNPGLVLPFILLMVLAIYYLQSTSKSYKEANVELKKKLQTQNEENKKKNKLAALKAQMDLEEARKAPSQTAEQQKNNNASLQDQEDEEDDHGVSQRLHHGKNERNPPPPVPATRAPVPRTYHHGNHGAPGYLPGFPREPRMHRVPSLQRH; encoded by the exons ATGCCTCGAGACAGTCTGATCACCTCTGAGAATGACA TTGACATTGGACTGGAGTTGGAAG GTGACGAGGATGAAGTTTCCACTTTTCAAGAGGAgcatgagagagaaagacacagaggGAAAAGAAGGGATGGTgatagagagaaaaagaagaggagaaagcgAGCATCTAGAGCAGGAGAAGGTGAGGAAGAAATACAGGCCAGGCCTGAGAAAAGAGAAAGGGGCAGGAGGAAGAGAGCGAGGAGTGATCAAGAAGCAAAAGGAAGAGAGGCGGACGAGGAGGAGAAGCCCAAAATAAAAAGCCGTAAGGGTTCAAAAACAAGgaagaatataaaaaatgagaaaacaagaaaaatggaggaggaggtggaggagggagaagcTGAAGAAAGACATGCCaagggaaaaaagaaacatggaagtgccaaaaaagaagagagacaaGAGGATGGAGGTAAACGCTCAGCGAAGGAGAAAGAAcgggaagtgaagaagaagaagcacaagAAAGTAGTTGAAACGAG TTCAGAGCCGGAGGCAAGCGAGGAAGATGATAATGAAGAAGAGGACAATGAAGAGCAAGAGGTGAGGCCAGAGTCTCTGACACCGGAGGAGCTGGAGAAGCTGAAGGAGGCTGTGGACGAGAGAAAGAAACTGATCCAGGGTCTGAGGGGGAAACCCTGGCCTATGAAAAAGCAGCTTGTGACTTTACG GGAGTCTCAGGAGTTTGTGGAGAAATATGAGGGAGCTTTGGGAAAAGGCAAAGGAAGGAAGCTCTACGCGTACAAGGTCATGATGACCAAG AAATGGATGAAGTTTCAACGGGACTTTGAAAACTTCAAAACTGCCTGTATTCCATGGGAGATGAAAATCAAGGAGATTGAGA gTCACTTTGGCTCCTCAGTTGCCTCTTACTTTATCTTCCTGAGGTGGATGTATGGCATCAACATgatcttgttttgtctgaccttTGGCCTGGTTATGGTGCCAGAG GCATTAATGGGGCGGCCCTATGGCACCATCCCAAGGAAGACTGTCCCCAGGGCCGAGGCGACCAGTGCCATGGACTTTGCTGTCTTATGGGACTTTGGA GGTTACGCTCAGTATTCAGTCCTCTTCTACGGTTACTACAACAACCAGCGTGCCATTGGCTGGCTTAAGTTCCGCATGCCTCTGTCATACTTCCTGGTTGGTGTGGGAACAGTGGCCTATAGCTATATGGTGGTTATAAGAAC GATGGCCCGTAATGCGAATGAGACCGGGGTCGGAGATGACAACAGCTTCAATTTCAGCTGGAAGATGTTCACCAGCTGGGACTACCTGATAGGAAACCCTGAAACTGCAGACAACAAGTTTGCCTCCATCACCACCAGTTTCAAG GAGGCCATCTTAGAGGAGCAGGAGAGCCGGAAGGATGACAACATCCATCTGACTCGTTTTCTGCGAGTGCTGGCCAACTTCCTGGTCTTGTGCTGCCTGGCAGGAAGTGGATACCTCATCTACTTTGTAGTGCGTCGCTCTCAGAAGTTTGCCCTTGATGGACTGGAGAATCACACCTGGTGGGAAAGGAACGAG GTGAACATGGTCATGTCACTACTGGGGATGTTCTGCCCCATGCTGTTTGACGTCATCAGCGCCCTGGAGAACTACCACCCTCGTGTCGCCCTGCAGTGGCAGCTGGGTCGCATCTTTGCCCTCTTCCTGGGAAACCTCTACACCTTCATCATTGCACTCATGGATGAGATCAACCTCAAA agggaagaggaaaagaTAATAAAGTTTAATATAACCACGTGGGAAGCCAGTCTGTTAAATGTTACGGTATCAGAGAACAGCACGGCTCCACCTGTCACCATCCAGCCTGCTGATGTACCCAGAGGGCCCTGCTGGGAGACCATGGTGGGCCAG GAGTTTGTCCGGCTGATCATATCTGATACCATGACAACCTACATCACGCTGCTGATCGGGGACTTCCTGAGAGCCGTGCTCGTTCGTTTTCTCAACTACTGCTGGTGTTGGGACCTCGAGGCCGGATTT CCGTCCTACTCTGAGTTTGACGTCAGTGGGAACGTTCTGGGCCTGATCTTCAATCAAGGAATGATATG GATGGGTGCCTTCTACGccccctgcctgcctgccctgAACGTCCTCCGGCTCCACGTCTCCATGTACCTGCAGTGCTGGGCCGTGATGTGCTGCAACGTGCCTCAGGAAAGGGTCTTCAAGGCCTCTGGCTCCAACAACTTCTACATGGCCATGTTGCTGGTTATCCTCTTCCTGTCCACTCTGCCTGCCATCTACACCATCGTCACCATCCCCCCTTCCTTTGACTGTGGACCCTTCAG TGGGAAAAAACGTATGTTTGATGTGATCCAGGAGACTCTGGAGTCAGACTTCCCTGCCTGGTTTAGCAAAGTGTTCAGCTATGCGTCTAACCCTGGACTGGTGCTACCCTTCATACTGCTTATGGT ACTGGCCATTTATTACCTGCAATCCACATCTAAAAGCTACAAAGAAGCTAATGTGGAACTGAAGAAAAAACTACAGACG CAAAATGAGGagaacaaaaagaagaacaaacTAGCAGCGCTGAAGGCACAAATGGATCTAGAGGAGGCCAGAAAAGCTCCGTCACAGACTGCAGAGCAACAAAAGAACAACAACGCTTCATTACAAGACCAAGAGG ATGAGGAAGATGACCATGGTGTTAGTCAGAGGCTGCATCATGGTAAGAATGAACGcaaccctcctcctccagttccAGCCACCAGAGCCCCTGTCCCCAGGACCTATCACCATGGTAACCATGGGGCTCCTGGGTACCTGCCCGGTTTCCCTCGTGAACCCAGGATGCACAGGGTGCCGAGCctgcagagacactga
- the tmc1 gene encoding transmembrane channel-like protein 1 isoform X2 yields the protein MPRDSLITSENDSDEDEVSTFQEEHERERHRGKRRDGDREKKKRRKRASRAGEGEEEIQARPEKRERGRRKRARSDQEAKGREADEEEKPKIKSRKGSKTRKNIKNEKTRKMEEEVEEGEAEERHAKGKKKHGSAKKEERQEDGGKRSAKEKEREVKKKKHKKVVETSSEPEASEEDDNEEEDNEEQEVRPESLTPEELEKLKEAVDERKKLIQGLRGKPWPMKKQLVTLRESQEFVEKYEGALGKGKGRKLYAYKVMMTKKWMKFQRDFENFKTACIPWEMKIKEIESHFGSSVASYFIFLRWMYGINMILFCLTFGLVMVPEALMGRPYGTIPRKTVPRAEATSAMDFAVLWDFGGYAQYSVLFYGYYNNQRAIGWLKFRMPLSYFLVGVGTVAYSYMVVIRTMARNANETGVGDDNSFNFSWKMFTSWDYLIGNPETADNKFASITTSFKEAILEEQESRKDDNIHLTRFLRVLANFLVLCCLAGSGYLIYFVVRRSQKFALDGLENHTWWERNEVNMVMSLLGMFCPMLFDVISALENYHPRVALQWQLGRIFALFLGNLYTFIIALMDEINLKREEEKIIKFNITTWEASLLNVTVSENSTAPPVTIQPADVPRGPCWETMVGQEFVRLIISDTMTTYITLLIGDFLRAVLVRFLNYCWCWDLEAGFPSYSEFDVSGNVLGLIFNQGMIWMGAFYAPCLPALNVLRLHVSMYLQCWAVMCCNVPQERVFKASGSNNFYMAMLLVILFLSTLPAIYTIVTIPPSFDCGPFSGKKRMFDVIQETLESDFPAWFSKVFSYASNPGLVLPFILLMVLAIYYLQSTSKSYKEANVELKKKLQTQNEENKKKNKLAALKAQMDLEEARKAPSQTAEQQKNNNASLQDQEDEEDDHGVSQRLHHGKNERNPPPPVPATRAPVPRTYHHGNHGAPGYLPGFPREPRMHRVPSLQRH from the exons ATGCCTCGAGACAGTCTGATCACCTCTGAGAATGACA GTGACGAGGATGAAGTTTCCACTTTTCAAGAGGAgcatgagagagaaagacacagaggGAAAAGAAGGGATGGTgatagagagaaaaagaagaggagaaagcgAGCATCTAGAGCAGGAGAAGGTGAGGAAGAAATACAGGCCAGGCCTGAGAAAAGAGAAAGGGGCAGGAGGAAGAGAGCGAGGAGTGATCAAGAAGCAAAAGGAAGAGAGGCGGACGAGGAGGAGAAGCCCAAAATAAAAAGCCGTAAGGGTTCAAAAACAAGgaagaatataaaaaatgagaaaacaagaaaaatggaggaggaggtggaggagggagaagcTGAAGAAAGACATGCCaagggaaaaaagaaacatggaagtgccaaaaaagaagagagacaaGAGGATGGAGGTAAACGCTCAGCGAAGGAGAAAGAAcgggaagtgaagaagaagaagcacaagAAAGTAGTTGAAACGAG TTCAGAGCCGGAGGCAAGCGAGGAAGATGATAATGAAGAAGAGGACAATGAAGAGCAAGAGGTGAGGCCAGAGTCTCTGACACCGGAGGAGCTGGAGAAGCTGAAGGAGGCTGTGGACGAGAGAAAGAAACTGATCCAGGGTCTGAGGGGGAAACCCTGGCCTATGAAAAAGCAGCTTGTGACTTTACG GGAGTCTCAGGAGTTTGTGGAGAAATATGAGGGAGCTTTGGGAAAAGGCAAAGGAAGGAAGCTCTACGCGTACAAGGTCATGATGACCAAG AAATGGATGAAGTTTCAACGGGACTTTGAAAACTTCAAAACTGCCTGTATTCCATGGGAGATGAAAATCAAGGAGATTGAGA gTCACTTTGGCTCCTCAGTTGCCTCTTACTTTATCTTCCTGAGGTGGATGTATGGCATCAACATgatcttgttttgtctgaccttTGGCCTGGTTATGGTGCCAGAG GCATTAATGGGGCGGCCCTATGGCACCATCCCAAGGAAGACTGTCCCCAGGGCCGAGGCGACCAGTGCCATGGACTTTGCTGTCTTATGGGACTTTGGA GGTTACGCTCAGTATTCAGTCCTCTTCTACGGTTACTACAACAACCAGCGTGCCATTGGCTGGCTTAAGTTCCGCATGCCTCTGTCATACTTCCTGGTTGGTGTGGGAACAGTGGCCTATAGCTATATGGTGGTTATAAGAAC GATGGCCCGTAATGCGAATGAGACCGGGGTCGGAGATGACAACAGCTTCAATTTCAGCTGGAAGATGTTCACCAGCTGGGACTACCTGATAGGAAACCCTGAAACTGCAGACAACAAGTTTGCCTCCATCACCACCAGTTTCAAG GAGGCCATCTTAGAGGAGCAGGAGAGCCGGAAGGATGACAACATCCATCTGACTCGTTTTCTGCGAGTGCTGGCCAACTTCCTGGTCTTGTGCTGCCTGGCAGGAAGTGGATACCTCATCTACTTTGTAGTGCGTCGCTCTCAGAAGTTTGCCCTTGATGGACTGGAGAATCACACCTGGTGGGAAAGGAACGAG GTGAACATGGTCATGTCACTACTGGGGATGTTCTGCCCCATGCTGTTTGACGTCATCAGCGCCCTGGAGAACTACCACCCTCGTGTCGCCCTGCAGTGGCAGCTGGGTCGCATCTTTGCCCTCTTCCTGGGAAACCTCTACACCTTCATCATTGCACTCATGGATGAGATCAACCTCAAA agggaagaggaaaagaTAATAAAGTTTAATATAACCACGTGGGAAGCCAGTCTGTTAAATGTTACGGTATCAGAGAACAGCACGGCTCCACCTGTCACCATCCAGCCTGCTGATGTACCCAGAGGGCCCTGCTGGGAGACCATGGTGGGCCAG GAGTTTGTCCGGCTGATCATATCTGATACCATGACAACCTACATCACGCTGCTGATCGGGGACTTCCTGAGAGCCGTGCTCGTTCGTTTTCTCAACTACTGCTGGTGTTGGGACCTCGAGGCCGGATTT CCGTCCTACTCTGAGTTTGACGTCAGTGGGAACGTTCTGGGCCTGATCTTCAATCAAGGAATGATATG GATGGGTGCCTTCTACGccccctgcctgcctgccctgAACGTCCTCCGGCTCCACGTCTCCATGTACCTGCAGTGCTGGGCCGTGATGTGCTGCAACGTGCCTCAGGAAAGGGTCTTCAAGGCCTCTGGCTCCAACAACTTCTACATGGCCATGTTGCTGGTTATCCTCTTCCTGTCCACTCTGCCTGCCATCTACACCATCGTCACCATCCCCCCTTCCTTTGACTGTGGACCCTTCAG TGGGAAAAAACGTATGTTTGATGTGATCCAGGAGACTCTGGAGTCAGACTTCCCTGCCTGGTTTAGCAAAGTGTTCAGCTATGCGTCTAACCCTGGACTGGTGCTACCCTTCATACTGCTTATGGT ACTGGCCATTTATTACCTGCAATCCACATCTAAAAGCTACAAAGAAGCTAATGTGGAACTGAAGAAAAAACTACAGACG CAAAATGAGGagaacaaaaagaagaacaaacTAGCAGCGCTGAAGGCACAAATGGATCTAGAGGAGGCCAGAAAAGCTCCGTCACAGACTGCAGAGCAACAAAAGAACAACAACGCTTCATTACAAGACCAAGAGG ATGAGGAAGATGACCATGGTGTTAGTCAGAGGCTGCATCATGGTAAGAATGAACGcaaccctcctcctccagttccAGCCACCAGAGCCCCTGTCCCCAGGACCTATCACCATGGTAACCATGGGGCTCCTGGGTACCTGCCCGGTTTCCCTCGTGAACCCAGGATGCACAGGGTGCCGAGCctgcagagacactga